From the genome of Polynucleobacter sp. AM-7D1:
TTCAGGCATACCTGGTGCACCTTTAGGGCCAATATTCTTCAGCACCAAAATATCATCTGCAGTGACATCTAAATCAGGGCTATCAATTCGGTTGGCAAGATCCTCAGAATTCTCAAAGACAACTGCTCTACCCTCATGCTCCATCAATTTTTCGTGAGCAGCCGACTGTTTGATGATGGCGCCACCAGGCGCTAAATTGCCGTGTAATACAGCAATACTGCCGCGTGGATAAATTGGATTACTAAATGGGCGCACTACATCTTGCTTAAAACTCGGTGGGGCGGCATCAATTTCTTCGCCCAATGTTCGACCCGTTACCGTCATAGCATTCAGCTTCAGTAAAGGCTTTAGCTCGCGCAGCAAAGTAGCCATACCACCAGCATCATGGAAGTTTTCCATGTAGTGGTCACCTGATGGTTTGAGATCTACCAGCACTGGCGTCTCATCACCCATCTTATCGAGCGCATCTAGATCAATCTCTAGCCCCATACGGCCAGCGATAGCTGCTAAGTGAACGATGCCATTTGTTGATCCACCAATTGCTAACAACACACGCATCGCGTTTTCAAATGCATCGGCGGTTAATATCTTGTCAATCGTTAAACCATCTTTCGCCATCTGAACAGCACGTGTACCAGTCTCTTCTGCAATCCGAATGCGATCAGCTGTGACGGCTGGGGGTGAAGCACCACCTGGCACGGTCATCCCTAAGGCCTCAGATATACAAGCCATGGTGCTAGCGGTACCCATTACAGAGCAAGTCCCCACACTAGCCACCAATTGGTCATTCACCTCATCTTTTTCAACTTCATCAATTTCACCGGCACGGAATTTCCCCCAATAGCGACGACAGTCCGTACAGGCACCCACACGCTCACTACGATGTGAACCCGTTAACATTGAACCGGTAATCAACTGAATTGCTGGCAAGCCTGCAGAGGCTGCACCCATCATTTGAGCGGGCACAGTCTTATCGCAACCTCCAATCATGACCACGGCATCCATCGGTTGAGCCCGGAGCATCTCTTCCGTATCCATCGACATGAGGTTACGCAAATACATACTGGTTGGTGCGGCAAAACTTTCATGAATGGAGATGGTTGGGAAGTCCATTGGCAATCCACC
Proteins encoded in this window:
- a CDS encoding IlvD/Edd family dehydratase; the encoded protein is MTNNNNKDKNQAPESGLRKGLTSYGDKGFSLFLRKAFIKGAGYTNSALDRPVIGIINTGSAYNPCHGNMPQLIEAVKRGVMLAGGLPMDFPTISIHESFAAPTSMYLRNLMSMDTEEMLRAQPMDAVVMIGGCDKTVPAQMMGAASAGLPAIQLITGSMLTGSHRSERVGACTDCRRYWGKFRAGEIDEVEKDEVNDQLVASVGTCSVMGTASTMACISEALGMTVPGGASPPAVTADRIRIAEETGTRAVQMAKDGLTIDKILTADAFENAMRVLLAIGGSTNGIVHLAAIAGRMGLEIDLDALDKMGDETPVLVDLKPSGDHYMENFHDAGGMATLLRELKPLLKLNAMTVTGRTLGEEIDAAPPSFKQDVVRPFSNPIYPRGSIAVLHGNLAPGGAIIKQSAAHEKLMEHEGRAVVFENSEDLANRIDSPDLDVTADDILVLKNIGPKGAPGMPEAGYIPIPMKLARAGVKDIVRISDGRMSGTAFGTIVLHATPEAAVGGPLAYVENGDRIRLSVKNREISLLVSEEELAQRAKDNPVVEPTAERGYLKLFLDTVTQADKGVDFDFLRAAKMVGKTPKR